The sequence GTTTTACATAATTTAGcacttttaaagaaaataaagtttgtatTTTTGATGTAAGTCAGTGAATTGTTCTACTTAGTTTACTTTTCCTACAGTAATGAAGCAGGGGTAAACTTCATGTTTTAAtgccctcctcatcctctctggTACTCACGGGTGCTGGAGCTGTAGCCGGCGGCGGTGGGAGGGGGCGAGTCGGAGTCCAGGGAGGCCGTGTCTTCATCCTGGGAGCAGCCCGCCTGGATGGCCCGCAGATAGCTGTGGCTGCGTGAGCGGAAGCACGTGGGGGCCGGCAGATCCAGAGCCTCCACTGCCTGCGATTCCCCCTCATAGTAGTGCAACGCGTGCCCAAAGCCCTGCCCGCAAACCTGAAAGAGTGTGTGCAGACCTGCACGCTGAGGGCAGAGGGCAGACTTGGAATCAAGCACGCAGGACAAAtacagctgctgctggagggggCAAACTAACGTCCCAATGCCACAGTGGAAAAGACATAGTTAAAGGCATGGGagtatttcttttaaatcaaaatcaTCATATCTAGAAAGTCACTAGCAGCCACATACAGGTTGAATCAATTTGGTATGAAATACATGTAATATCGTCTCCAGGATTGTTGGTGTAAAGTTACACTCAGAGTATTCAGAATGGTACTTATGTAAATGAGAGCAATTTGCTTTTGGAGCTTCTTTGCATTCGAATGAAGCAAAAACTTCAATGCGTAAGAAGACAATGAAGTGCAgcttttttcctcctgctgcgGTGGCGGTATCAAAATATTTCTGCAGAGTTGTACGACTTACTTAAAATAGCTTTGTGTCAGTATTTCTGTACtgtgtgggtctgtgttgtcattgtgtgaTGGGAATAAACGGTGACACCCAGAAACCTCTGACGCGTTTGATCGTGGGGAATAAAAAGACGCAGAACCTGCCGGTAGCAATAGTTTCATGTTGAATACGTCTGAAGCAAACATGAACTAGTTGTGGGCGGTGTAGAAACCAGAATAATAATCCCGTCAGATCAGCTCGACCCAACTGTTCGTGACGCCTGTCGGCTTGGAGGCGCCTGATAACGCGGCCTCTTTGTTAAAGCATGTTTGCATCCCGGTCCGACCTCACTGATGGATTTTTACAAGACATTCTGCAAACATCACTTCAGTTCCTCCGGCTTTTCCTGGCCTGGTTTAATCGTATCTCAACGGTGTCATCAGACCCTctgtacatttaaatattctCTCATTGTAGTTTCAAACTTGGAGAACTGGGTTAACGTTTTTCACAAATGTTCATTTAGATAAATTATATTTACCTCACTTTATAGCTTTACCTCAGTAAATCTGGAGCGATCTATTAtaagtatgtacagtattttccgcactatataactcactggattataaggcgcacatccGATGagtggcctattttaaaactgttttcatatataagacacactggattataagacgcactgtcGGTTTATGTGAAAATTAAAGgattttaggtgcgccttatagtacagaaaatactgtatattcattttaTAGTGACCCCtcattcctcgtggttaatacgttccagcCTAAGGTACTAgttcgtcttttggacagaagtttacggtaccataactcgtaccgtaggcaatggaacgcagattaagtaaaaaattattgaatacagtaaactaaaaagCACATTAGTGCCACGTGTTCTCTTGACTtttctcgacttttctcgcacTCGGTGGCCAGAAAAAAGCGTTTGTTTCAcattcaacttccaaattttgttggacttctaagacaaaaaaattcagaattttttggtcgaattctgatttgttcgatgtctaaagcgttccaAAAcaaaggtttgcttgtatttacggtaatgtaaacgttcatgaacccccccatactgatattaaaccaccttctatctgtattacctttaaaagactctgatagactgtttaaaacacttttgtgtctcacacaagtctgagactcacggaacgtagaacacttcctgacgccgtcagccaatagaatgtgtgtacggtatcacgtgactacctacctgAGCGCTGGCGCCTCTGCCCAGTGTTCCAGAGCCTCTGCCCAGTGTTCCGGAGCGCTGGCTGAAGTCATCGTTCCTGCGGCGTGGGGGGGCCTCCAGCGGGCTCACCAGGCAGTCCAGGTTATCCAGACTCCGGTTGGTCGGCAGCTCCTTCAGGGACGGCAGGGAGCTGCAGGAGTAAAGGGAATGAAGGAGGGCCGCCGTAAACTTTTAGCATCCAGGAGGAACTACATCACATTCTGGAGGTTCGTCTGTGTGTTTAAGTTAACAGTGATACGTGGTCGACTCTAAAATGAACGCAATGATTTATGGGTAAAGGTTTCTTTGGCAAAAACAGGTGACCTGGAGTTTAATTTTTCTGTGTTCACAACTCAATGAAAATCAAACTGTCATGTTCGGTTTCCATAAGATATCATAAACtatatgtgtcaaactcaaggcccgggggccacatgtggccctcaacatcatttaatgtggcccacaagagaattaaaggtcagagtgtctaaaaattaataggtcaaaagtgttttgaccaaaacaacatttcccacaatgcactattTCAGTCCATTTGAACTCttactaaacgttgtgaacaaagttaatgtcctaacttgtgtctgatgttatttttctttattgattgatgatccttgattgatggagttctgtgggttttataacctgacaaattaaaaggatttatgttagaacagagaaacaaacaaacatgttttttctgtctaactgtaatgtttggaactagaatcagtcagaaattcagttatttaacattaaggagtagttacatttagttacattacactgagttacatttagttacatttattagtcacattaaggagtagttacatttagttacattacactgagttacatttagttacatttattagttacattaaggagtagttacatttagttaattacactgagttacatttagttacatttattagttacattaaggagtagttacatttagttaattacactgagttacatttagttacatttattagttacattaaggagtagttacatttagttacattacactgagttacatttagttacatttattagttacattaaggagtagttacatttagttacattacactgagttacatttagttacatttattagttacattaaggagtagttacatttagttacattacactgagttacatttagttacatttattagttacattaaggagtagttacatttagttacattacactgagttacatttagttacatttattagttacatcaaggagtagttacatttagttacattacactgagttacatttagttacatttattagttacatctggccctttgatactgatgtggcccccagtgaaatgagtttgaccccccccccccccccgttctaAACTAACAAACTTAATCCTTTTTAAATTTGCAGCAAAGTGGATATTGATAAAATTAAGGTTTTatggatttttaaatttgtttcacCCATTTTTGAGAAAGAATTCTTTCACATATTCATAAATCAACCCTCGGACTAAGACATTTTTGAGGTGCTGATGTTCAGACTTGTCCTGTTAGTGGCTTTGTATCATGTGAAGCTGTGGTGGAAGCATTTCCAGGGCTTCAGGAAACGGGTTAGCGTGAAGCAAAAACACACCAGTGAGGTAAAAACGGGGGAAAGGGGAGCAGAGTGGAAGCGTTCTGGGAGGGTGGGGTCAAACCAGGTGGAGGGGGGTGGTCGTAGGGTGGGTTGAGGGCCAAACTGCCTGCCTGGGAATGACACTGACCTCAGATGCTGCATAGAGCACGCACTCTGCAGTGGCGACCACAAATAGTCCTCCCGCATGAGGGCGTAGCAGCGCGGCCTGTCGTGTGGGCGATGGGGTGAAAACATGTCAGAATGTCATCTCCTGCTGCCTCTGATAATAATAAAGATGCTCCACTGCATGCTGCTTCATGTGCTTCTCATCTGTCTGCACCTAGACCTCCATGAGCAGAAGGTTTCAGCTTGTTTTGGCACATCCAGAGTCATTTATGGTAAAgtgctgccccctagtggacagcTTTGGAACACGAGAAAGAGTCTTCCCACAGATTTCACTCTAAAATCAAAGCCTTTCTAGTTAATaatattaagttaaaaaaacacaagtttggTTAAACAACGTTCCTCCTAATCCACGTATTCATGGGACTAGGATTAGCTGGTTTGCTGAGCTGTGGGACTCACTTGCGTGGAGGTGGGGGCGGCTGCTGTTCGCTCAGGGAGTGCTGGGTGGCCTTCAGGTAGCTATGGCGACGGGCTGCAGACTTCGGGGAGGGTTTGGGGCTTCCCTCGGACTCCTCGCTGTCCTCTAAGTCCCCCATGGCTTTGACGTAGCTGCCGCTGCGCATCCTCCGACACGGGATCTCAGCTCCTCTGGCCCGGCCCCGACCCAGCGTCCCCGTCCAGTCCCCCAGCGGGACCTGCACCGGGAAACCAGTCGGGTTGAGAAGCTCAGCACATGAATAATGAGCACATGAATCATGATTCAGTCAGCAACTGTCTGTGTTTAATGGTTTGTGTCGTTCACTTATTGTTGGAAGAATGATGCTGAACACATACATTTGAAGAAAATatgatgaagaatgaatgatttatggttaaaaaaaaaaacaaataatgagGAAGATTAATATAGATTAACAGAAATACCAGTTAACTGATATAATCTAGTGACACTCTGAAACCTTTGGGAAATCATGAAAGAATCCATGCAAACGTTAAAGGAATGATGATTAATCAATCgccaacagctgactctggccgTAAGTGGATGCGCTTAAagtattttcatatttagagtagtaatggtatttaaattacctcaaGTGTCGATTATCAATTGAAATTTACACTATTTTCTGCACtttaaggcacactggactacaaggcgcaccttcaatgaacggcccATCCTAAATCCGTTCTcatatataagacacactggattataaggcgcactgtcggtttttgagaaaacactgtaataaaaaaatgtactacctgtgttgtactacctgtgttgtactacctgtgttgtactacctgtgttgtactgcctgtttttgtGCTGCTTGTTTACCATGGATCAGAGAGAACTACAATTTAAACTGTGCTGTATATCGTGCGTATACGGTACACTTGAccataaagctgactttgaaataatgaacaattcaacttacaaacaacctttCTGAACAAttatgttcatatgttgaggacttcctgtatactgtatataaatatatagaatagaataaatcTCCATTGTTATATGAAATTTGCTGAAGCTCAAAtctgaaaaaatacttttttccccATCAAACTTCCTCAATGtgagaaaatcataaatatacTGAAAACAAATGTTCCACTGGCATCAATTCCTTCAAGATTAAGAAACCAATAGCAGCCTGTGAAGGGAAAACGGCACCGAGACAGACCTACATTTGATGCATTTGATGGAGACAGACCTACATTTGATGCATTTGATGGAGACAGACCTACATTTGATGCATTTGATGGAGACAGACCTACATTTGATGCATTTGATGGATACAGACCTACATTTGATGCATTTGATGGAGACAGACCTACATTTGATGCATTTGATGGAGACAGACCTACATCTGATGCATTTGATGGAGACACGCCTCCACTGGACCCCCTACCTGCAGGAACTGCTGCGTCAGGTCCTGGTGGCACGATTTGGACTTCAGGAGCGTCCTGTTGACGGTGGCCGAGCCCTTCTGCAGCACCTGCCTGGCCTGACTCAAGGTGAGCGTGGACCACGCCCCCCTCTTCACCAGCGTGTCGTCCTTGCCCCCCCTGCCCCTGCCCTCCTCTTCTTTGGAGCCCACCTGTACCGACGGACACGCCAGGAACTTGAGGTCGCCGCTGCTTTTTGAGGTCTTGAGGGTGTGTGCGGAGATGGTGTGGTAGCCCTGGGGGATGTGTCGGGCCTGGCTGTCGGACACCGCCCTCCCCAGCGTCATCATGCTCAGGGGGTTCCTGTAGCCCACGGCGATGGTGCCGGACTTGATGGCGTCCGTGTCCAGAGCGTCGTCTGAGCTCCAGAGGCTGAGGGCGGCGGGCCTGGCCTTCTGCTTCTGCCCCTCAGGTTTAGCCCTGTCTTTACTCTTGCTCCTACGGGTGGGTCGATCCTCCATAGTTcccgccccccctccagccGAGCGCCCATTCAAGTTGCTTTTGAAGGCCGAGTTCTCCAGCGACTGCGACTTGGCGAACAGCTTCTGGACAGAGTGCATGAGGTGTCGTATCCGCCCGGGGCTCTCGCTGCGCTGCTTGGACATGCGCCCCCGGTGGAACTGAAGCGTGCTGAAGCCGTCGCGCTGCAGGGGGAGGTGTCGCTCCAGCTGGTCCAGCAGGTTGGAGGGCAACCGGTTCATCTtggccgccgccgccgaggAGATGGTCGCCGAGCCGCTGGTGATCATGTGAGCGCCGGTGAGGCCCAGACCCAGGCCCATTCCCATGGACAAGGAGTTGGTGAGAGTACCCGCTCTGCTGCCGTGTCCCACCCCCCccgcggtggcggcggcggccatGCAGGCCTGGGAACAGTCCACCTGCTCCGTCTGGGAGGTGAAGTGAAGACGAGGAAACGTGCTGCTGTTGGACATCTCGCTGAAGGGCAGCAGGCAGTCGGGGGTCAAGCTGGTGGGGCTGGTGGGGGTGCactggtggaggtgggggtccaGAGTGCCATAGTGGTTTATGGTCGGGCTCAGGAGGAAGGAGCTGTGAGGGTCAGAGTTCAAAGGGCAGAGGGCCTTCTGGGGGCATCTGGCTGGTTCGCACGAGTCGGACAGGTGGCGACTGCGGTTGGCTCCGAACCCTTTCATGGTTGAGATCTTGTCCTCAGAACATGTCTCCGGTTAGCGGGGGGCCTACGGCGCCGAAGGCCTCATCCTGCAACGCAGAAACACGCTGGGGTTAGGAACTGAACACGGAAGCGAGGTAGATGAAGAACGATGGCTCTGGTTGGTGCTTTTTTATCTCTGCACTGCTTTGTAATAATGTAGTGAAatcaaaatatcacattttaatttcatatgaTAGCCACATCTATCTCTagtatgaaacacacacatcagaatgCATGTATTTACTCAGTTATGTCAGAAACAGGGAATAAAAACGACACTGTGTGGAGCAAAACTGTCCTCCAGTTGAGATCCAGCCCACTAGGGGGCGCACTAGTAGCAAATACACAGGGGATGCTGAGAGAACCAGGAAACAGCCACAGAAACAGTGTAtttacatcaaaattaaaattacaaatcaaTACTTTAGGTTTGATAAATCACACTGAATATTAGCAGCCCCCCCCCATATATCAGAAATACAATTAAATGAAGGGGTTTCATCCCTTAGAGCAACAACACACTTGGATTTTCTTTAGTTTACGGCCTCCTTCAGGACGCAGCAGCGGCACAGATAAAATCCGATGTTATTGAAAGCTAAAAACCCGGTTTATTCACGTTACTGTGAACGTTCTCCACAACAGGATCGCCAGAGGCTCTTAAACACAGCGTGATGTACGACCCAGAGGGACGTGTATAGGAGAGCAGCGCGGCGCCTCATGCATGTAAATGAGCTTCATATTTAAGGAGCCGTATTTGTTCCAAAGCGGGAAATGAACCCTCATTTCCACAAATCACATTTGGTTCTTCGCCGTCCTCTCAAATCGACTTACTGTGGGATGAAGCGGGAACAATAAGTGTCTGCTAACGCTCAGGGAGAGCTGACGACGTCTGGGGcaaacgcaaaaaaaaagaaaacgtgtCTCTGATGTGAGTGTCATTTTCTCCCCCTCCTTCCTGGGATGGAGCTAAATCTAATTTGGCTCCACTTGTTTCGCTCCTGACCCGTCTCTGATCTCGTGGGCGTGTAAAACCCGTGGTTCTCACCGGCGCCTCAGACGAAGACCTCCAGCATCAGGACGGGGGTTTCTGTCACTGTCATGTGGGTTACTGAGGATCCggctcccccccaccccctacaaACCACCACCTGAACAGGTGACTCTGAATGACTCACGGCTCTGTGGAAGCGTTCTAGTGATCTGTCCAgggtgtgacctctgacctccacccTGGATAGATGTGTCAGACCATCCAAGGAGAGAGAAGATGTCCCGTCTTCCTTCATCACAGGACTCACAATCTGATTTTGACTCTAATCACGTGACGTGTGGGGTTTGCCTCCTAATAAGGTGTGAACAGCTGATCCACCCGGGCCTTAAAACGCATTTTGGTGTCTCTACCGTTAACATCCCTCAAAAGGAAAAGTCCTTCTTCTCTACAGAGTCAGAGCAGGCCGGGAGCGGTGCAGCAAAACTGGCTGATGCACAAATAATTAGTGATTCCAGATCAATGCCTCCAGAGGATGTCCTTCCTATGtcattaaaaagtttttttaatttatttaataagcACATAGTTGGATTCCTTTGCtcagttttaattaaatattgaaccGTACAGAGATAGACTTTCTACAGTATCTTTTAATTCTGGGctttctttaaataataaacaactaTAAGCTGTAACTGTATGGAAGGCAAACGTTTCAAACGtcaaaaaaaatcctgactCCGCCTGCTTCCCCAGCTCGtacaaatttaaacatttatattttcaacCATCACTGTTCCAGAAAGCTCCATCAAAATTCATCCAGTAGTTTCTGTGCAActgatttttaagaaaaaagctCGGTTCAAAACGGTACAAGTAGGAACGCACACAGCGGCACGCTGACCTGTCCAGCTGTCTGAgtgtgtcgcaggatgttaccGTCTCTGACCGCCATATTTCCTCTACATGCATGTTGACTATAGTGGTTTTAATCCTAGAAACGTCAATCCTTCATTCAATGATCATTGTGGTTTAATTCAACCTGCTCGGCCTCAAACCCGTCACCTTTCACTCATAAAGTAGAACAAAATTATATCAGTTAGATCACAATCTCTACGGATAGTTAGATCAACATGTGACCAGTAGCAGTATTCATCTGTAATTCTGATCAAAATGAACCCTCATCATCCGTTAATCACACGCCACACAAGAGCTTTGCTATTCTGACACAAACGTCTCCAAACTGcggttttaatgtgtgtggtcGTTTAAAGCGTTTAGAATCAGCCAGCTGGAATAGAAGAGGAATAAATcccattaataaaaaaaacattcaagacATTTCCAAGTGTTCCAGTTATGTAATGCAGTTTCCAGAACTTTGCCTGACAAAACACCCCAGTGGGATAAAACGCTCTTTAAGCTCTCCTTTAGGTTTTCTGCTGTTGGAGTGAGTTGTTTCTGATAATTACTGCACTCCAACAGAAGCGATGAAACGCTGGGGACAAGCTCGACACGCCGCCTGTCGCCGAGCGAGGGTGTAAAACTCAGCCTGTATTTTTAAAGCCTTCCTGCTGCGGTCGTCTGCTGCTCTCCATTTACTGCATTAAAGAGCTTCACTCAGAGGCAGATTTATGGAGATCAGTCAGTGAGATGACCAACAGACACGTATTTATCAATGAAGCAATGACACGATGTATTTATCAATACAATtatcaatatttaaatttatcaatacttttttatgtattttatttatttataatatatatatttatttatttatttaaataataataataataataataataaaatatttgtttatttaatttactttttaaaataattaattaattagtttgtttgtttatttaacccTAATCTCTGCATGCGTAAAACTTCTTCACCTCAGGACCTTTTTCTTTAATGAAGGGGATTTCATACTACGGTGCATAATTTAATTAGAAGGAGTACACAAAAGTTCTGCAGTACAACTTCCCAGCGTAGAATTGTATAGATAAATATGTATTATCAATGAATCAGTGTCACGTATTTATCAATGAAAAGAGAAGTTAACTTTAAAAGGAGGGAATTGTATTGATCAAtactaaatatttaaagttaaCTTTAAAAGGACGGAACGAATAACTGATTCAAAACAGATTGTCTGATTAATAACTAAAAACTGATTAATAACTGACTTATAACTGATTAATAACTGATTAATAACTGAGTTATAACTGTTTAATAACTGATTAATAACTGACTTATAACTGATTAATAACTGATTAATAACTGAGTTATAACTGTTTAATAACTGACTTATAACTGATTAATAACTGATTAATAACTGACTAATAACCGATTCAAAATAGATTGTAgattatggatggatgaaaatacagtaaaaattCATTAAGGCTTTTAAAAGTAGATCTTCTGAATTCTGACTTTGTACGTAcaactttattaaaatgaactttaaGATAAAACAACGACTGAAATACCAAATGGAACAAAATTAATGTATTTCTTGATGAGGATGTATTTCCCATCTATCATGGTTGGTCCTTcagaatcagattttttttttatgctagaaaataatttcagattAATCCAGTAGTGAAGctgagctgctcctcctccaaagACACCAGAAGAAGTTCCATGTTTCTCCAGCATGAACACTTTGCATGAGACGACACCACCCGTTATCCACTCTGTCTGGTGAGAAGCTACGAATAGCTTGTTTCAGTCACGACGTTATGTCATCGGGGCTTCCTGTGGATGAAGCAAGTGTTGTTCTTTACTGGTGAGAGTGTTATTCTGTTCCGCCTGGGAGGAGAACGACGCAGAAAGCCCGTTTCTGTGACACCACAGAACTTCAGGAGGAAAACCTGAGACTTCACCATGTGctgtaatttaacattttatcttCAATAATGCCTTTGGGTGCTGCTGCTTCAAAATATGCATTGATATAGTGTGAAAATGATTTGCTGCTGGAGATCTCTCCATTAAAATGAGGACTTCAGAGTTGGACGGTTTGGTGAAGCATCTCAGGTTGGTGGACATCACGTCTCCATCGCTGGAGTTTGATATTTCTCCCAGGATTCCTTCGCTGTTAATTGCtccagaggttttttttttacaggcagCTGAATTATCCACAGAGGTCTCCTTCCTCCAGAACGGACCCGCTAATTAAAACTGAATGAAGCAGCTTCATGTTCAGGGATTCACATTCAGCTGTTTTCAGCCGCTTAACAGTCTGAGATGTTTTAGTTATCAGGTAACTAAACAGACGCGTCAAAACGTGGGTTTGAATCATTACTGTAATGTAATAATGAGGAAACAGGCAGCTAGAG is a genomic window of Antennarius striatus isolate MH-2024 chromosome 2, ASM4005453v1, whole genome shotgun sequence containing:
- the dlgap4a gene encoding disks large-associated protein 4, yielding MKGFGANRSRHLSDSCEPARCPQKALCPLNSDPHSSFLLSPTINHYGTLDPHLHQCTPTSPTSLTPDCLLPFSEMSNSSTFPRLHFTSQTEQVDCSQACMAAAATAGGVGHGSRAGTLTNSLSMGMGLGLGLTGAHMITSGSATISSAAAAKMNRLPSNLLDQLERHLPLQRDGFSTLQFHRGRMSKQRSESPGRIRHLMHSVQKLFAKSQSLENSAFKSNLNGRSAGGGAGTMEDRPTRRSKSKDRAKPEGQKQKARPAALSLWSSDDALDTDAIKSGTIAVGYRNPLSMMTLGRAVSDSQARHIPQGYHTISAHTLKTSKSSGDLKFLACPSVQVGSKEEEGRGRGGKDDTLVKRGAWSTLTLSQARQVLQKGSATVNRTLLKSKSCHQDLTQQFLQVPLGDWTGTLGRGRARGAEIPCRRMRSGSYVKAMGDLEDSEESEGSPKPSPKSAARRHSYLKATQHSLSEQQPPPPPRKPRCYALMREDYLWSPLQSACSMQHLSSLPSLKELPTNRSLDNLDCLVSPLEAPPRRRNDDFSQRSGTLGRGSGTLGRGASAQRAGLHTLFQVCGQGFGHALHYYEGESQAVEALDLPAPTCFRSRSHSYLRAIQAGCSQDEDTASLDSDSPPPTAAGYSSSTLGSRKAPPPVPPRSTPKPLISVTVQSSTESAQDTYLDRQDRGSDSNSQSGHSNSSDSLCSIRIGSLGTGARPPPAPASAAGSLPPVPAPRELPVATPTAVATPTPSTTPTTTSTYTQHHNETPTIFVTLDQPPTAPKRKLSSIGIQVDCVQTVLREDPVPLNTPLKFQSIGVQVENGRPLSRNSSMASRQNTNTETEPPEPPSAPPTENALNCNSQAANGSAPNTQDKAMEQHTASSRTSASPPESLDPALDPSSLPPPDPSLETGTCSSQGDAAQPTPACLRDGNWFLKLLQAETARMEGWCRQMEQETKDNQLTEEVLGTIRSAVGSAQLLISQKFEQFRGLCNENLNVEANPRPTAQDLAGFWDLLQLSIEDISMKFDELYQMKANSWQSPVKPEKKEENKQLPSSVPKKQARPKLSTGKDRSVDSAVDKQRQEARKRLMAAKRAASVRQNSATESADSIEIYVPEAQTRL